A single Dunckerocampus dactyliophorus isolate RoL2022-P2 chromosome 2, RoL_Ddac_1.1, whole genome shotgun sequence DNA region contains:
- the proca gene encoding vitamin K-dependent protein C, translated as MCRIAFCVCVAVAMWAEWTLSLSVFSDPPEAHMLLRSRRANSFLEELKPPSMERECMEETCNFEEAVEIFKTREATVEFWTKYTDGNQCKSHKCVHGTCVDMFQDYTCHCNHGYEGKYCDYIQTATNCSVNNGDCDHECSESKDGMNRTCSCVTGYMLHRNDRKCVPKGASSCGQLLIGRSSYTKPIDGLMPWMVGGEVGKRGESPWQVLLQNAKGRFHCGGVLIDESWVLTAAHCLDNNIRLRVRLGDYERLRYEGSEVTLAVIEAFRHPDYDSTTVDNDIALLRLESPAPSSEYILPVCLPGRQLAENILHRNGTPTVVTGWGKDSLDSVRFSSALNVIRVPLVSRDVCAGLMSHNITNNVLCGGILGQSIDACEGDSGGPMVTLYGDTWFLVGLVSWGEGCGREDKLGIYTKVSNYNEWIDTVRESWDKRGHPPEL; from the exons ATGTGTCGCATCGCCTTTTGCGTGTGCGTCGCGGTCGCCATGTGGGCGGAGTGGACGCTCAGCCTGTCAG TGTTCTCTGACCCTCCGGAAGCACATATGCTTCTACGGTCCCGCCGGGCCAATTCTTTCCTGGAGGAACTGAAGCCCCCTTCCATGGAGCGCGAGTGTATGGAGGAGACCTGCAACTTCGAGGAGGCCGTAGAGATCTTCAAGACCAGAGAGGCTACA GTGGAGTTCTGGACGAAATACACAG ACGGGAACCAGTGTAAATCCCACAAGTGTGTTCACGGAACATGCGTGGACATGTTCCAAGACTACACCTGCCACTGTAACCATGGATATGAGGGAAAGTACTGCGACTACA TTCAAACGGCGACAAACTGCAGCGTGAACAACGGTGACTGCGACCATGAGTGCTCCGAGAGCAAGGACGGTATGAACAGAACATGCAGCTGCGTGACTGGCTACATGCTGCACCGCAACGACAGGAAGTGTGTCCCTAAAG GGGCGTCATCTTGCGGTCAGCTTTTGATTGGTCGCTCGTCCTACACCAAGCCCATAGATGGCCTCATGCCCTGGATGGTGGGAGGCGAGGTAGGCAAGAGGGGTGAGAGTCCTTGGCAG GTGCTGCTGCAAAACGCCAAAGGACGCTTTCACTGCGGCGGCGTGCTCATTGACGAGAGCTGGGTCCTGACGGCGGCGCACTGCCTGGATAACAACATCCGCCTGCGAGTGCGACTTG GAGACTATGAGCGTTTACGCTACGAGGGCAGTGAGGTGACCTTGGCAGTCATAGAGGCCTTCAGACATCCTGACTATGACAGCACGACAGTGGACAACGACATTGCCTTGCTGCGCCTGGAAAGCCCCGCCCCCTCTTCTGAGTACATCCTGCCCGTTTGCTTGCCAGGACGCCAGCTGGCCGAGAACATTCTTCACCGCAATGGGACACCCACAGTGGTGACAGGCTGGGGCAAGGACAGCCTGGACAGCGTCCGCTTCAGCTCGGCACTCAACGTCATCAGAGTGCCGCTGGTCAGCCGCGACGTGTGCGCTGGCCTCATGTCGCACAACATCACCAACAACGTGCTGTGCGGCGGCATCCTGGGCCAAAGCATCGATGCCTGCGAGGGCGACAGCGGCGGTCCCATGGTGACGCTCTATGGTGACACCTGGTTCCTGGTGGGCCTTGTGTCTTGGGGCGAGGGCTGCGGCCGCGAGGACAAGCTGGGAATCTACACCAAAGTGTCCAACTACAATGAGTGGATCGACACCGTGCGCGAAAGTTGGGACAAAAGGGGACACCCTCCAGAACtctga
- the dusp28 gene encoding dual specificity phosphatase 28 isoform X2 → MLQLCQVTSTLFISNARSACSAELIQREAVTLCINVTRQQPFPKCSVATMRIPILDEPSEDLYVHFDMCANAIQREAQHGGRSVVYCKNGRSRSAAICIAYLMKHQRAALTDALQVTRSEGGPSCYRS, encoded by the exons ATGCTGCAACTATGTCAGGTGACCAGCACACTCTTCATCAGCAACGCTCGCTCAGCCTGTAGCGCTGAGCTCATCCAACGGGAGGCGGTGACACTCTGCATCAACGTCACCAGGCAGCAGCCATTTCCCAAATGCAGCGTCGCCACCATGCGCATTCCGATCTTGGACGAGCCCAGCGAAGACCTCTATGTTCACTTTGACATGTGCGCCAACGCCATCCAGAGGGAGGCCCAACATGGTGGACGCAGCGTGGTCTACTGCAAGAACGGACGCAGCCGCTCAGCCGCCATCTGCATTGCATACCTGATGAAGCACCAGCGAGCGGCGCTGACCGACGCCCTGCAGGTGACAA GAAGTGAAGGCGGCCCGTCATGTTATCGATCCTAA
- the saga gene encoding S-arrestin a, with amino-acid sequence MSPKNVVFKKICKDKSVGVYMGKRDFVDHVDFVDPVDGVVLIDPEALQGRKVFVTLSCTFRYGRDDMDVMGIAFRRELYLSTRQVYPPLQDREQGIHTRTQAKLLRKLGDNAYPFFFEFPDNLPCSVALQPAPRDVGKQCAVEFEVKAFSAESQDTKAHKRSSVKLMIRKVQYGPEIEGEAPSVEITRDFVMSDKPLHVRASLDKEIYYHGETIKVHVNVTNSSSKNVKNVILAVDQVATVVLYSNDSYVKCVAIDESGDTVPAGGTLQKDYKLLPLLANNRERRGIALDGKLKHEDTNLASSSIIKQGVLKEVLGMIVSYRVMVKLIIGGVMGSSEVELELPFKLMHPKPDTVKESEMEEEMVFQEFKRSYLKGMTGDDDEEEANVSGGDDMAPQEK; translated from the exons ATGAGCCCCAAGAATGTTGTCTTCAAGAAGATCTGCAAGGACAAATCG GTGGGAGTCTACATGGGGAAGCGAGACTTTGTGGACCATGTGGACTTTGTAGACCCAGTAG ATGGTGTCGTCCTCATTGACCCCGAGGCACTGCAGGGGAGGAAAG TGTTCGTCACTCTGTCCTGCACCTTCCGCTATGGTCGTGACGACATGGACGTGATGGGCATTGCGTTTCGCAGGGAGCTGTATCTGTCCACCCGCCAGGTGTACCCTCCCCTACAAGATCGTGAGCAGGGCATCCACACAAGGACTCAGGCCAAGCTGCTGCGTAAGCTGGGAGACAACGCCTACCCGTTCTTCTTTGAG TTCCCAGACAACCTGCCATGTTCGGTTGCGCTCCAGCCAGCGCCACGTGACGTTGGCAAG CAATGTGCCGTGGAGTTTGAGGTCAAAGCGTTCAGCGCCGAGAGCCAGGACACCAAAGCACACAAACG GAGCTCCGTGAAGCTGATGATCAGGAAGGTGCAGTATGGTCCAGAAATTGAAGGGGAGGCGCCCTCTGTGGAAATCACGCGGGACTTTGTCATGTCGGACAAGCCGCTGCATGTGAGGGCCAGCCTGGACAAAGAG ATTTATTACCATGGCGAGACCATCAAAGTGCACGTCAATGTCACCAACAGCTCCAGCAAGAACGTTAAGAACGTCATCCTCGCTG TGGATCAGGTGGCCACGGTGGTGCTGTACTCCAACGACAGCTATGTCAAATGTGTTGCCATCGATGAATCTGG AGACACCGTGCCTGCGGGGGGCACACTCCAAAAGGACTACAAGCTCCTCCCCCTGCTGGCCAACAACAGAGAGAGGCGAGGCATAGCTCTAGACGGAAAACTCAAACACGAAGACACCAACTTGGCGTCGTCCAGCAT TATCAAGCAGGGCGTCCTGAAGGAAGTCCTGGGAATGATAGTGTCCTACAGAGTCATGGTCAAGCTCATCATTGGAGG CGTGATGGGGTCAAG TGAGGTGGAACTGGAGCTTCCTTTCAAACTCATGCACCCAAAACCTGACACAG TCAAAGAGAG tgAGATGGAGGAGGAGATGGTGTTCCAGGAGTTCAAGCGGTCTTACCTGAAAGGAATGACCGGTGACGACGACGAGGAGGAGGCCAACGTGTCGGGCGGCGACGACATGGCGCCTCAAGAGAAGTGA
- the dusp28 gene encoding dual specificity phosphatase 28 isoform X1 yields MLQLCQVTSTLFISNARSACSAELIQREAVTLCINVTRQQPFPKCSVATMRIPILDEPSEDLYVHFDMCANAIQREAQHGGRSVVYCKNGRSRSAAICIAYLMKHQRAALTDALQEVKAARHVIDPNPGFMAQLRRYEDELKRRESQ; encoded by the exons ATGCTGCAACTATGTCAGGTGACCAGCACACTCTTCATCAGCAACGCTCGCTCAGCCTGTAGCGCTGAGCTCATCCAACGGGAGGCGGTGACACTCTGCATCAACGTCACCAGGCAGCAGCCATTTCCCAAATGCAGCGTCGCCACCATGCGCATTCCGATCTTGGACGAGCCCAGCGAAGACCTCTATGTTCACTTTGACATGTGCGCCAACGCCATCCAGAGGGAGGCCCAACATGGTGGACGCAGCGTGGTCTACTGCAAGAACGGACGCAGCCGCTCAGCCGCCATCTGCATTGCATACCTGATGAAGCACCAGCGAGCGGCGCTGACCGACGCCCTGCAG GAAGTGAAGGCGGCCCGTCATGTTATCGATCCTAATCCCGGCTTTATGGCTCAGCTGCGGCGATACGAAGATGAACTGAAGAGACGAGAGTCCCAATGA